Sequence from the Aerococcus tenax genome:
TCGTTTAGGCCTAGACCAAGCCGTTACGGAAAATGAAGTCAAGGATAATGTCGCACTATCCATTGGAGGAACCCAAACGGGCCCGACTGTCGTTGAATTAGCGGCGGCTTTTGCGACTTTTGCTAACGGCGGCCAAAGCATCAGCCCTTACCTCATTGAAAGCATTTCTGATAGTAATGGGAACTTTATTTATCAACATCAAAATCACCAAGAACCTGTCTTTGATAAAGAAAGCAGTGATATCATGATTGATGTCTTGAAAGATACCCATCGGACCGGGACTTTCCAACCATATAGTGGCGGTTTGAATGCTTTTTCGGATATTTATATGAAAACAGGGACCTCAGAGGATTTCAATGACCATTGGATTGGAGGCTCAAGCCCAAGGATTACGCTCATGTCATGGATTGGTTACGATAATACTTACCAGCGCCATACCTTAAATGATGACGGCAATGCCAGTTTCGGTAATCCGGTAGAACGTCACGCCAAACACTGGTTGAGCCTGCTCAATCAGTTGAATAACTATGATCCACAAATGATGGGTTCCAGCGAAACTTTCTCCCCTTCCCCACACCTGGTCCGCCAAAAAGTAGTCAAAGAAACCGGAACACTCCCCGGCAGCTTTACAGGACCATACAATACCCAATACCGGATTCCAATCAGTAAAGCTAGTGAAGAAGGGCTCTTTCCTAATCAAGCTGCTATCCCCAAGGCTCAATTTGACTTTGCCATCGGAGCCAGCTTAGAAGAACAAGTCCATGCCCTAGAGCCCTACCGAATCAAAAACAACAGTCAAGTCAACCAAAAAGTCAATGAAATCTTAGACCTCTATGAACACACTCACCAAAAAGAGGACTAATTATTAAAAAAGCAGTTATGCGTTTTGTGAGCATAACTGCTTTTTCTTTAGCTTAATTATCTGATTTTAAACGCGCGCTTGTCGCACTCTATCTTATACCAAGTCTTCCATTATTGTGTAGAGTTCTTGGCTGGATAGGTTTTCTTTTTCCTCTTGGGTGAAGTCGCGGATTATTTCTCCGTGATGGAGTAAAATCATCCGATTGCCATAGGTTAAGGCATCTTGTAAGTTGTGGGTGATCATTAGAGCGGTGAGATTTTCTTCTTGCACTTGTTGGTTGGTGAGCTCTAAAATCCTACGTGAGGTCTTAGGGTCCAGGGCAGCCGTATGTTCATCCAACAAGAGGAGTTTGGGTTTAACGATGGTGGCCATTAATAAGGCAATGGATTGACGTTGTCCACCGGATAATTTCCCCATTTCAGCATTCAAGCGGTTTTCAAGGCCCAGGCCAATTTGTGATAAAGTTTGGCTGAAATAGGCCTCTTTGTCATTGGTAATAGCCATACTTAAGCCCCGCTTTTGCCCTCGTTTAGCAGCCAGGGCCAGGTTTTCAGCGACGGTCATCCGCGGAGCAGTTCCCATTTTAGGATCTTGGAAGACACGAGAAATCGATCCTGCCCGCTCTTCTTCACTCTTAGTGGTAATATCCTTTTCCTCCAAGAAGATTTCGCCACTATCTAAGGCAAAGGTTCCCGCAATGGCATTGAGTAAGGTGGATTTCCCCGCACCATTTCCCCCGACAATGGTAATGAAGTCTCCCTGATTCACTGAAAGGTCAATGCCTTTCAAAGCATGAAAGGCATCCAGGGTTCCGGGATTAAAGGTTTTATTGATGTTATTAAGCTTTAATACTTGACTCATGATTAAGCCTCCTTACTGCGAATATTCTTGGTCCGGCCGCTTCCCATTTTGCTTCTAATCGTTGGAATAGCCAAGCAAAGACCCACGATGATGGCTGAGAAGAGCTTAAAGTCATTGGCTTCAAATTTCAGCATGAGAACAAGACCAAGGAGTAAACGGTAGACAATAGAACCAGCTACGATGGTAGCTAAACGCATGGACAGGCTAACATTAGGGAAGAGAACTTCACCAATAATGATGGCGGCTAAGCCAATCACCACAGTCCCAATCCCCATGGAGATATCTGCATAACCATTGCTGTTGGCTACTAAGACACCGGCAACGGCAATCAATCCATTAGCTAACATATAACCTAGCATGGTCATTTCGTGGGTATCAATCCCTAAGGACTTGGCCATCACTAGGTTATCCCCAGTAGCAATCAGAGCTTGACCCATTTCTGTTTTAAAGAAGAGACTCATTAAACAAATCACAATAGCAGACACCACCAGACCAATGACGATGGTATCGATATTTCTACCAAGGTTAAGAGGTTCTAGTAAGGTTTTTAAGGTTTTTTGACCCGTTAGAGAAATATTGGCCGATCCCATAATCTTCAGATTGACAGAGTAAAGTCCGGTCATGGTAATAATCCCAGCGAGTAAGGGATTAATACTTAACTTGGTGGTTAATAAACCGGTAATGGCACCTCCGGCCATCCCCCCTAAAAAGGAGATCAGGATAGCGATGAGGGGATGGATACCAAAATGAATGGCTTGGACGCCTAAAGCCGCCCCTAGGGTAAAGGAACCTTCAGTCGTCATATCAGGAGCATTTAAAATCCGAAAAGAAATATAAATCCCCAGTCCCATGACAGCCCAGATACTGCCCTCGGATAGGGCACTAGTAATTAAATCAATCATTTTTATTTACCCTCCTTTGCCACGTCAGTAGCTTCATTGACAACATCACTTGGAATTTCGATGCCTAATTCATTAGCCTTCTTAGAATTAATGGTTAAGGCCTTCTTCTCTGGAATAACAACGGAATAATTTCTTGGGTCAGCACCCTCAATCAAGTCAGCAAGGACATTGGCTGAATCAACCCCTAATTGGTATTGGTTGAGTCCAACTGTAGCCATCCCACCGTCAACAACCATGGTGTCAACCACTGGGAAGACTGGAATTTTATAATGGTCAGTAACCGAAATTAAGGTGTTCATTGAAGAAGCAATCGAGTTGTCATTAGGTACCCAGATAGCTTCCACTTCTTGGGCCAATTGTTCAGCCACTTGGGCCAGGTCATTGGTCGAAGTGATGGTTTTTTCAACGACATTCAAGCCTAATTCTTTGGCATGTTCTTTGGCCATGCGGACATTATTTTGGGCATTAGTTTCAGAAGAATTGTAAATAATTCCCACCGTTTTAATATCTGGCATCACTCGTTTAATCAGGTCAAATTGTTCCTTGACCGGTGGGACATCACGGACCCCAGTCACTTGGAAGCCTGGTTGGTCTAAATCTTTAACCAAGCCAGCCCCAACTGGGTCGGAAACAGCTGCCATTACTACAGGAACCTGGTCATTGGCCACATTCTTTAGGGCTTGGGCCGCTGGTGTGGCAATACCGACTAAGTATTCAGCGCCATCAGAAACCATTTTATCGGATAACATTTTCAGATTATTTTGGTCACCTTGACCATTGGCAAAGTCAATTTCAAC
This genomic interval carries:
- a CDS encoding ABC transporter ATP-binding protein, with the translated sequence MSQVLKLNNINKTFNPGTLDAFHALKGIDLSVNQGDFITIVGGNGAGKSTLLNAIAGTFALDSGEIFLEEKDITTKSEEERAGSISRVFQDPKMGTAPRMTVAENLALAAKRGQKRGLSMAITNDKEAYFSQTLSQIGLGLENRLNAEMGKLSGGQRQSIALLMATIVKPKLLLLDEHTAALDPKTSRRILELTNQQVQEENLTALMITHNLQDALTYGNRMILLHHGEIIRDFTQEEKENLSSQELYTIMEDLV
- a CDS encoding ABC transporter permease codes for the protein MDLITSALSEGSIWAVMGLGIYISFRILNAPDMTTEGSFTLGAALGVQAIHFGIHPLIAILISFLGGMAGGAITGLLTTKLSINPLLAGIITMTGLYSVNLKIMGSANISLTGQKTLKTLLEPLNLGRNIDTIVIGLVVSAIVICLMSLFFKTEMGQALIATGDNLVMAKSLGIDTHEMTMLGYMLANGLIAVAGVLVANSNGYADISMGIGTVVIGLAAIIIGEVLFPNVSLSMRLATIVAGSIVYRLLLGLVLMLKFEANDFKLFSAIIVGLCLAIPTIRSKMGSGRTKNIRSKEA
- the trpX gene encoding tryptophan ABC transporter substrate-binding protein; amino-acid sequence: MKKITSFGVILITALAVLFLAMPTLIQHRTASENQAKTNVSQEDIKDTDHKIRIGLLQLTEHPALDDIRQGVYDQLAERGYVNGENVEIDFANGQGDQNNLKMLSDKMVSDGAEYLVGIATPAAQALKNVANDQVPVVMAAVSDPVGAGLVKDLDQPGFQVTGVRDVPPVKEQFDLIKRVMPDIKTVGIIYNSSETNAQNNVRMAKEHAKELGLNVVEKTITSTNDLAQVAEQLAQEVEAIWVPNDNSIASSMNTLISVTDHYKIPVFPVVDTMVVDGGMATVGLNQYQLGVDSANVLADLIEGADPRNYSVVIPEKKALTINSKKANELGIEIPSDVVNEATDVAKEGK